The genomic interval AAACTTTCCCTGGTGGTTGTCCGTCTCGCCTTCACCCCGTGTCTGGTGGAGGCGACAACAATCGCTGTGGCTTCCAACCTTATTGTGGGATTTGAATGGCCTTGGGCTTTCATGCAAGGGTGAGCTGGTTAGATGTCAGCAACCCATGAATATGTGTATTTgtcaaattttaacaaaatgggTGTGGCAAAATAGAGTGATGGGTTTCTAAAAGCGtattaaaggtgaagaaaacataaacatgttaccaaaatcagatgaaagagcgtgtaaacttatttgcaaatatgatataatattttttcgATTGTTTTTTAGGAGAaaagtatttttgaaaaatatttttgtacagtgAGTATTTGGGAAAACCTTTTGGTGTTTGTCGTCGTTGCgcaataatgttctaaaaagcattcctaataaatttatttgagtgaAAAGTTGTTGTTTACacccaaacatatgcatttaatctgaattatgatattatttatgaatgtattaaaaatacaaaaaaaaaatgatcaaaatccaggttgaacacatttcttAGTTGACAAAATTCTGgtgtaaatataattattaaaaatgtgttacatcataatttataaaattattacacCAAAATTATATACACCGAACGGTGTTCCCAAGTACCCAGCgtacaaaaactattttcaaatgtctttgtCTTTAAAGAAAACTTTTCGGACTATTTCActtgaactttatgtaattttttatgttttctccacctttaacccTGATATATGTTAGTCAGAACATCAGCCGCCATGGTATATGTCAAAGTAATGAAAACACAcagataaaaaataataataaaaaaagaaatctattTCTTGCAAGAATTTGTGCTTCTTATTATCCGACTCCGTAATCTTCTagcataaaaaagaaattaaaaagagaaaaatttattcatttatttatttatttgactggtgttttacgctgtactcaagaacatttcacttataagacggttgacagcattatggtgggaggaaaccgggtagagcccgggggaaacccacgaccaggttgacaggccttcccaaaagagaaaaaatagcTTCTTAACAATGATTAgcccatactggcttcctcttcagccttacgtctgccagcaacctacgatGGTGGTAAGTTTCTCCCGGGcgctgtccgatttcctcccatctaaatgctgactgccgtcttataagtgaaatattcttgagtacctctTTAGACACCAAGcacagaaataaatttaaaaaaaatactggttAGTAACCATTTATTTTTAGGTAGGCCTTCCTTTTGTTTGTAAGATGCAAATGGGAAGAACATTTTTAACAACAAACTTTCGCCTTCGTTTCACTTCCAGCTTTGTTATCGCTGCTGTCTCTCCAGCCGTGGTGGTACCGGAGATGCTGAAGCTGGTTGTCCGCGGGTACGGGATACAACAGGGCGTGCCCACTCTGGTAATAGCAGCCTCAAGTATAGACGACGTCCTGGCACTCACTGGATTCAGCCTTTCTTTGGTTCTGGCCTTCGCAACGGGTAAGCTTCGAGTAAGATGACACGAACATTtggtcaaaatttcattttagatCGAACGTTTTGCTTCAAAaatttgatgtcatattcaagaaATATGTGTTCAACTGTTAAAATGGTGAACCAAATGACACGAACGTTTTGCACAAACTTTTACATAAGCTGGATTCTATCTCTCTATTCTTTTGAGGCCAATCTAACAAATGAAGGCCGCTTTGTCTATAAGAGAAATCTCTAGAAATGGAGTATATCAATTACAAACTAGATTTTTCATGATCATTTTAATGGgcacaaatattttttcataaagaaaaaaaaattaatcttaattattaaaatatgctCTATCTTTATCCCTTTTTTCAATTTACGTAAGGTAATATCGCAGACACCGTGACTAAGGGGCCACGTGAGGTGATATCTGGAGTGATTGTTGGAATCCTGTATGGCCTACTGATGTGGTATATACCTAACAAGAGAAACGTGAGAGAACTGTGTATACCACATGTCATTTGTACATctgtaaacaaaatttgttCTTTTGATTGAAAACCGTAACGTGTTATCAATATGCAAATTCTACATATGTTAAAAAACTAGACCTTTATTTTGAAATCCGTATTAAAAGAATGCACTTTCTGCATGTTAAAAGAAACTGGCCTTTTATGGAAAACAGGGTATAATTCCTGCAAATTCTGCTAAAAAAACTGGCCCtttttattgaaaactgcgTAACTACGTTCAAATTCTACTAAAtctgtaaatttgtaaaaacTGACCATTTTGATTTATCTGATGCAAGTATGGTATAGGTCTTAAATGCATAATAGCAACATTATTATTGTCGGGAATTTCGGAGTTGACCGTATGaccgtatgtatgtatgtagagaCAAATTATGAACAAGCAAATATGTCCTTAAATACAAATAGTCAATTATCAACAGTCGTCATGTCTTTTGAACACAAGAGGTAACTCAGCCTCAGCCCTGAAATGACAACGTCCCCACTGCTCTTGGGGAAATTTAAATGCCaacatcctctccggccgttagtGGGAAGTTccgtcagtaacctgcggatgttcgtgggtttcccccgggctctgccggtttccccccaccataatgctggccgccgtcgtatatgtgaacttgagtacggcgtaaaacaccaatcaaataaataaataaacgaataaatgcCAACAAGCTGGATAACTGTTTGCCTTATGCATTTCATGGCTTTCAACAAATCCACGGGACCTTCTTAAAACCATTATGACCCTCGGCAGTTACCAACAGTTCAGCAAATTCCGtgtatttttttccattctttGCGACATCTGATACTTGACATGGGTTCGAGGACAGTTTCGAGTCGAAAGTTtcgaaaaatacattttaagaaattcaAGAAACGTGCTTTTGTTTATACCACCTATGACACACTACTCACCTTCGTAATGAGGCATCAATGGATACAGATATATGGCTTATACTCTAATACGGTCGAATGTTTTATACATAAGTacatatatcatttttaaagtgtttggtcAGACCCGGCCCGGGCTGGATCCCACGTCTTTTGGACTCCCGGATCCCAAATTGAATGTTGCACACATTTTGAGTTCTCTCAATGCAAAAACCAGTCGATCAGTCGATCAGTCAATACATCAAATATCTGCCGAATTTTCTGCCGTTTCAATTATAAAATGTCAACTTGCAGAACCACCGCACAATCTTGAGATTCTTCATGTTGATGGGAGGcgccattttgtttgtgttcgGGACGGAAGACGCGTCCCTCCAATCTGCTGGACCAATCGGCTGTCTCACGGCGGCGTTCGTGGCTGCGTACAAATGGCGGAAACAAGGCTGGAAGGGCACAACGGTAGCCTTTATATTATACTTATGTTGCAACTtatgtgttttttattattttgtaaagcAAATAGTCAACTAGGCACTGTACAGTCTCAACTTCAACTAACGAGGACACGCGATACTTGAGTCAACGTttggttttttatttaaaacattttcttcaaaatggccTAAATAAAATGCATGAGTTTCCACAGTTCTTCCCTGTGAGAAGTTCATCAGTGGAAAAGAAATCAATAATTAACCACTGTGACGACTTCAATCAGCGACGTTAGCATCACAGAAGCCTTTAGTACGAAGACTAGTGGTACGGAAGCTTCAAAAAAATAGAACACAtttcaatgttcagttgtatgATTAAGGATTAGAACTACTGAAATGGTCAACTAACTACATCATTTAACCGCGGATGCGCTGTGCCATTACAGTAAACGGACTGGGCAAAACGTCTAATGTCTTCGCCATTGATTTCCAAGAGCCTTTACTCAATGTGTTTACACTTGAACCGTTCTTCTATATGGAGAAACTATGGTTATATAACGACacaattaatattaataaagaaaCAACCCCAAAAAGATTTTATTCTTGAATGACAATCTGTGGGTGAATTGGCTTGTCCGGGCAATGTAagacatttttttgtaaaagttaatttcttgttttcttagAACCCGATGAATGACGCTATGGGGGTTGCCTGGAATATCTTTGAGCCTTTGATGTTTGGCCTCATCGGAGCAGTGGTTGAAGTTAAAAATTTGGATGCCAAAACCGTCGGTATGTagatatattgttttcactgattcTCTTATGTCAGATACCGGTACACTAATAATCTTAATAACAAATTTTGGATAGATTCTTGAACATCGGCCTGGGTGACTGCACGTCATAACCCTAATCCGTGAGATTGTAAATGTTCGAACGCACCTCCTGCCTAATCCGCTTATGGAGTATTTAGAGGGTtttcgtggccgaggtggttagcgtcgtaatgatccaggagcctctaattaatgcagttgctgtgagttcaaaatccagttcatgcacgttggaaggttttccagcagcctgcagatggttgtggatttctccCGGTCTGCTcccgcttttctcccaccatattgcttgCTTACGTCGTAGAAGAGAAAtcttctcgagtacggcgtaaaacaccaatcaaataaataaataaattatcggTATTTGATTTTGGTTGGCTCCTTTTCCGCTTGTTCTTTTCTATCTTCCAGTCGTAAATCTAACTGCCTCATATAGGGGAGtttcaaggttttttttatccctGAAGGTAAAGAAATGTATTACTGTACAGTATCACCTGCGAAAAATGTTAAGCCTACTATATTTCACAAATTGTTGTATAGAGTAGAgaaacgatggagaaaattgcGAAGCTGATAGTTTTGTTCTTGAAGGAAACAGGTGCCATTTACGCCTTTAGAACGCAGCGAGAAAATGGGTAAATTATTGTCGACGAAACAcgtcacatgacacagcatGACTCTTTTTTACCTTTACTCACGAAAGAGTTAAGAACCCGAAACTCCC from Liolophura sinensis isolate JHLJ2023 chromosome 3, CUHK_Ljap_v2, whole genome shotgun sequence carries:
- the LOC135463413 gene encoding sodium/hydrogen exchanger 9B2-like, coding for MPALLGMLVMGAVLRNCPPIDIANNIEEKWSSSLRTIGLVIILVRAGLGLDPGALKKLSLVVVRLAFTPCLVEATTIAVASNLIVGFEWPWAFMQGFVIAAVSPAVVVPEMLKLVVRGYGIQQGVPTLVIAASSIDDVLALTGFSLSLVLAFATGNIADTVTKGPREVISGVIVGILYGLLMWYIPNKRNNHRTILRFFMLMGGAILFVFGTEDASLQSAGPIGCLTAAFVAAYKWRKQGWKGTTNPMNDAMGVAWNIFEPLMFGLIGAVVEVKNLDAKTVGLGCAVIGIGLLLRIVTTFCVISFAGFTFKEKLFIVFSWLPKGTVQAAIGSVAYDTAVRLNKGESAKAEGLEIITLAVLCILLTAPVGAWLMAVTGPRLLQRADTNPLDDVSEEEDSEAEAEDDEETGGATFPMNDRTVTGETNPGFLQESEAATNTKTENTVDSRL